From Spiroplasma eriocheiris, the proteins below share one genomic window:
- a CDS encoding RsmE family RNA methyltransferase — protein sequence MHRFFATRLVDNQFYLENADLHQIKNVLRLKNKAQIICIYQQHHYLATITYLNNQQLVITKISELTQNHDPQVKITLIAGLIRSHKWDLMLQKVTELGVSQIVPFEFKRCVVRLANENNDSKIKRWEKICKEASEQSYRNSIPKITNISNDLTTLQSYLSDVNIVCYENENFANSLSTILKQDYHSITVIVGPEGGFEPVEIKELQLMGYHSVSLGPRILRAETAPIFLLSAIIYEKEL from the coding sequence ATGCATCGGTTTTTTGCAACAAGGTTAGTTGATAATCAATTTTATTTGGAAAATGCTGATTTACATCAAATTAAAAATGTCTTACGGTTAAAAAATAAGGCTCAAATTATTTGTATTTATCAACAGCATCATTATTTAGCAACAATTACCTATCTTAATAATCAACAACTAGTAATTACTAAAATTAGTGAATTAACTCAAAACCATGATCCACAAGTTAAAATTACCTTAATTGCTGGGTTAATTCGGAGCCATAAGTGGGATTTAATGTTGCAAAAAGTAACCGAATTAGGAGTTAGTCAAATTGTTCCTTTTGAATTTAAACGGTGTGTTGTGCGCCTTGCCAACGAAAATAATGATAGTAAAATTAAACGGTGAGAAAAAATTTGTAAAGAAGCAAGTGAGCAGTCTTATCGGAATTCAATTCCCAAAATTACTAATATTAGTAATGATCTCACAACTTTACAGTCTTATTTAAGTGATGTAAATATTGTTTGTTATGAAAATGAAAACTTTGCAAATTCTTTGTCAACGATTTTAAAGCAAGATTATCATTCAATTACTGTCATTGTTGGTCCAGAGGGTGGTTTTGAACCTGTCGAAATTAAAGAACTTCAATTAATGGGGTACCATAGTGTTTCGTTAGGACCACGAATTTTACGAGCAGAAACTGCACCAATCTTTTTATTATCTGCTATTATA
- a CDS encoding SGNH/GDSL hydrolase family protein: protein MTKKITILGDSLTYGYLPMGEGKMAVGDNWPSKLADLLAQEYQPVNIEIRTDSQPGRTIVKPLVDFGFPQDNAMDNLRALYAKTSPFDLFIIFLGTNDYFGYDAYAKYNNLSDFNIEEKIVTSLHDIIKGMKNLYVDNYEEPDYKVLVICPPKAITLNDGELLTTLPGAYENYFSKYNIPVLNMQEFANPGAEDQVKYDGVHYTPTETSAVAQAIFDIITNQDLLRLNK from the coding sequence ATGGGGGAAGGGAAAATGGCAGTTGGCGATAACTGACCAAGTAAATTAGCTGATTTATTAGCTCAAGAATATCAACCAGTTAATATTGAAATTAGAACTGATTCGCAACCGGGACGAACAATTGTAAAACCCCTAGTTGATTTTGGCTTTCCCCAGGATAATGCAATGGATAATTTACGCGCTTTATATGCCAAAACCTCACCCTTTGATTTATTTATTATTTTTTTAGGGACAAATGATTATTTTGGCTATGATGCGTATGCTAAATATAATAATTTAAGTGATTTTAATATTGAAGAAAAAATTGTTACTAGTTTACATGATATTATCAAGGGAATGAAAAATTTATATGTTGATAATTATGAAGAACCAGATTACAAAGTATTAGTAATTTGTCCTCCGAAAGCAATTACTTTAAATGATGGCGAGTTATTAACTACTTTACCAGGTGCTTATGAAAACTATTTTAGTAAATATAACATTCCGGTTTTAAATATGCAAGAATTTGCTAACCCGGGTGCGGAAGACCAGGTGAAATATGATGGGGTGCATTATACTCCCACGGAAACGAGTGCTGTTGCGCAGGCCATTTTTGATATTATTACTAACCAAGATTTATTAAGATTAAATAAATAA
- the coaE gene encoding dephospho-CoA kinase (Dephospho-CoA kinase (CoaE) performs the final step in coenzyme A biosynthesis.): protein MIIGIYGYIGSGKTTASQYLVEKYQFQYINADLFAKECMQNPVVINYLRKKYDNVVNENNQINKEILRDIIFNNQLDNHDLNAVVWPLVENQTMQLLKQYHNSNVIIEAVTLNTFKIKFDYKIFITAPKKVLYTRVFERDGKSKNQTKNIIKIQKQLFGKNPHKITIHTTKEKEILYNKLDKVMTKILKES from the coding sequence ATGATAATAGGAATTTATGGTTATATTGGTAGTGGCAAAACAACTGCTAGTCAATATTTAGTAGAAAAGTATCAATTTCAATATATTAATGCTGATCTTTTTGCGAAAGAATGTATGCAAAATCCAGTTGTAATAAACTATTTACGTAAAAAATATGATAATGTTGTTAATGAAAATAACCAAATTAATAAAGAAATATTACGGGATATTATTTTTAACAATCAGTTAGATAATCATGATTTAAATGCGGTGGTATGACCATTAGTTGAAAATCAAACCATGCAATTATTAAAGCAATACCATAATAGTAATGTTATTATTGAAGCAGTAACCCTAAATACTTTTAAAATTAAGTTTGATTATAAAATTTTTATTACTGCTCCCAAAAAAGTTTTATACACCCGTGTTTTTGAGCGTGATGGGAAAAGTAAAAACCAAACAAAAAATATTATTAAAATTCAAAAACAATTATTTGGGAAAAATCCCCATAAGATTACAATTCATACCACGAAAGAAAAAGAAATATTGTATAATAAACTAGATAAGGTCATGACTAAAATTTTAAAGGAGTCTTAA